The DNA segment CTTTGCATACTCAGCGGCGGGGAAGATCGCAAGTGATATCGAGAATGATCGAATGGACCTGTTGCTTTCGTTCCCGGTTTCTCGGAGCCAGTTACTTCTCGAAAAATTCGCATCGATGGTGCTTCCACTTATCCTGCTGAACGTAGTTGTAGGCGGCGTCACATACGGTCTTGTATTATCAATCGGCGAAACGATTGATCCGATGCATCTCGTGTTGGCGCATCTCCTCTCAATTCCGTACCTCCTGGTCTGCGCTGCGATTGGAACAGTTCTCTCAGTACTCGTGAATCGGGCGGCGGTTGCAGAGCGGGCTGCCATCGGGCTGATGTTCGTTCTCTGGCTCGTTGAGTCCGCAGTTGGCGCGGCGGAGGAATTTTCGTGGATTCAATACATTAGCCCAACCCATTACTACTCCCCAACACCGGTTCTCATTGATGGTACGTACGAGGTAATGGACGCCGGAGTTCTCCTTGCTGGCTTCTTGGGATTGCTCATCGTGAGCCAAGTACTGTTCCGGCGGCGAGATATCTAGGGGAACTCGGTTCAGGTGAAATCGTAGTAGTTCGACACCATCGGTAGTGTATCCGGGCGCACAGTAGGGTTGCTCGGTCATCACAATCTCTGTCACATTTCCTTGTGAACATCTCGTCATGACGCTCGTAGACATCGGCACTGTTGGCACCACCGAAGTATTGATAACTTTCGTCGCAGTCGCTCTTGCTCTTCTCATAACGTTCCATATCCATCGAGACGCGGACAGCCGTGGGAGTTCTCCCGAACTCGCATGGGGCCTCGGCGCATTTTTCGGTGGCCCGGTCGTTTAGATTCTCTACTACGTTGTACGTGATGAGGCCGGCCGGAGCGAGTCAATGTATCGGTTGCTACATCGTATCCTAATGGTTATCGGACCTCTCACTCGCGTGGTTCACGCTCTGCATGTTTCACCGAATTTGTGACGGACCTCGGACAGATTGTCACTCGTCGCGGTACGTGTGTACCCTGTACTGAACGTCCGCTACGGATCGATTGTGTTCTCTCTCATCGTAATCCTTCAACATTGACAAACGGATCACTTCACAGCACCAACGACTGGCACACTCTTGACGTCGAAAACGTGCTCGTTCCCGACGATCTTCTGTTTGAGTGCGTCCATCGCGTCAGCCATCTGTTCGTAGAGGCGCCGTTCTTCGACCGAGGCCTCATCCCGCTCGGCGCGCGTTTTCGCGTAGTGAAGCCTGTTAGAGTGAAACACGGACCAGTACTCCCTCCGTTCAGAACTACTCAGTCCGACGGTGTGGTAGTTCTTCAGATCCAGCCAGACGTCGGTCGGTTCCGGTG comes from the Halovivax cerinus genome and includes:
- a CDS encoding ABC transporter permease subunit, which codes for MLETTRYETSRRLRGTVILTIGVSLYVSFIVWYFSLVDASAYAQIAESVPPAMREAFGIQTIGTIEGWLGGQIYTFVWLVGLGIYFAYSAAGKIASDIENDRMDLLLSFPVSRSQLLLEKFASMVLPLILLNVVVGGVTYGLVLSIGETIDPMHLVLAHLLSIPYLLVCAAIGTVLSVLVNRAAVAERAAIGLMFVLWLVESAVGAAEEFSWIQYISPTHYYSPTPVLIDGTYEVMDAGVLLAGFLGLLIVSQVLFRRRDI